In a single window of the candidate division WOR-3 bacterium genome:
- a CDS encoding 6-bladed beta-propeller: MNFLVFLILISQEKKEFVWPPPPEEAKIKYEGILFTKEDIVGEGNIIKRTVDKILGIKKTRLLKYPFGIFVDSKERIYVADPGFAAIVFIDQKNKIVKWYQGTRSFRFTRPTGVAFSEALNMLFVADPGAKAVYGIKIPEFEGNLVIKKGLYKPVNLTVDDYRKKIYVLDDSLMAIQVFSFEGQFLYTIGRKGNKPGEFLYPTGINLDSEGNIYVCEWGNFRVQILNPKGEVINVFGKSGNAPGFFVRPKGIAVDEKGYIYVTDSFLHRIQIFDKYGNVYLGIEGIGWNPGEFRLPAGIFIRNKKVYVVEQMNSRIQIFSILY; this comes from the coding sequence ATGAATTTTTTAGTATTTTTAATTTTAATTTCTCAGGAAAAAAAAGAGTTTGTATGGCCACCCCCTCCTGAAGAAGCAAAAATAAAATATGAGGGAATCTTATTTACTAAAGAGGATATTGTAGGAGAGGGAAATATAATAAAAAGAACAGTAGATAAAATTCTCGGAATAAAAAAAACAAGACTTTTAAAATATCCTTTCGGAATTTTTGTTGATAGTAAAGAAAGAATTTATGTGGCTGACCCTGGTTTTGCTGCTATAGTTTTTATAGATCAAAAAAACAAAATAGTTAAATGGTATCAGGGAACAAGAAGTTTTAGATTCACAAGACCCACAGGAGTTGCCTTTTCCGAGGCACTTAATATGCTTTTTGTTGCTGATCCAGGTGCAAAAGCAGTTTATGGAATAAAAATACCTGAATTTGAGGGAAATTTAGTTATTAAAAAGGGGCTTTATAAACCGGTTAATCTTACTGTCGACGATTACAGAAAAAAGATATATGTGCTTGATGACAGTCTCATGGCAATTCAGGTTTTTAGCTTTGAGGGTCAATTTCTTTATACAATCGGAAGAAAAGGAAATAAACCAGGAGAATTTCTTTATCCAACTGGAATAAATCTTGATTCAGAAGGAAATATTTATGTATGTGAATGGGGGAATTTTAGAGTTCAGATTTTAAACCCAAAAGGAGAGGTTATTAATGTTTTCGGTAAATCTGGTAATGCACCAGGTTTTTTTGTAAGGCCAAAAGGTATAGCAGTAGATGAAAAAGGGTATATTTATGTAACAGATTCCTTCTTACACAGAATTCAAATTTTTGATAAGTACGGAAACGTATATCTTGGTATAGAGGGAATAGGGTGGAATCCAGGTGAATTCAGGTTACCAGCGGGAATTTTTATAAGAAATAAAAAAGTTTATGTGGTAGAACAGATGAATTCAAGAATACAGATATTTAGTATTCTTTATTAG
- the fsa gene encoding fructose-6-phosphate aldolase, which yields MKIFLDSSNLEELKKFKLLGIIDGATTNPSLLSKEIKRLYPDFKAKDKRELFEKGKEILKEICEIVDGPVSAEVIATDSDGMVKEGKELSKVHKHIVVKVPFGEEGLKATKKLSSEGINVNMTLIFSPSQGLLSVKAGARYISPFIGRLDDISNEGMEVVRVLSQVFSIYDFDAELLVASVRHPIHVIEASLTGADIVTVPPEVLDKMLKHPLTDIGLKRFLEDWESLISK from the coding sequence ATGAAAATTTTTCTTGATAGTTCAAATCTTGAAGAACTTAAAAAATTTAAATTACTTGGAATAATTGATGGAGCAACCACAAATCCAAGTCTTCTTTCAAAGGAAATTAAAAGACTTTATCCAGATTTTAAAGCTAAGGATAAAAGAGAGCTTTTTGAAAAGGGTAAGGAAATATTAAAAGAAATATGTGAAATAGTGGATGGACCTGTTTCAGCAGAAGTAATTGCCACTGATTCTGATGGAATGGTTAAAGAAGGAAAGGAATTGTCAAAGGTTCATAAACATATTGTTGTAAAAGTACCTTTTGGAGAAGAAGGTTTAAAGGCAACAAAAAAGCTTTCTTCAGAGGGAATTAATGTTAATATGACCCTTATTTTTTCACCTTCACAGGGTTTACTTTCAGTAAAAGCTGGTGCAAGGTATATATCACCTTTCATAGGAAGGCTTGATGATATTTCAAACGAAGGAATGGAAGTTGTGAGAGTTCTTTCACAAGTTTTTTCAATCTATGATTTTGATGCTGAACTCCTTGTAGCAAGTGTAAGGCATCCAATTCATGTGATAGAAGCTTCACTTACTGGAGCTGATATTGTAACTGTTCCCCCAGAAGTTCTTGATAAAATGTTAAAACATCCTTTAACAGATATAGGGCTTAAAAGATTTCTTGAAGACTGGGAATCACTTATAAGTAAATGA
- a CDS encoding PBP1A family penicillin-binding protein — protein sequence MKLFSKNWISFLIIFIILTTGIFLGFYFYLSRDLPPLEMIYFYKPDKVTYVYDREGKIVYEFFTEKREPVPLDSISPLIQKAFITLEDKRFYKHFGIDFLRLIKAFFVNIKEGKYTQGASTITQQLARNMFLTFEKTLERKIKEIVLALIIEKTFTKNEILERYLNQIYFGEGIYGIKTACKHFFGKSPKNVTWAEAALLAAIPKNANIYSPFKNPELSKKRRDFVLKVLYENKVIDKKTYEKALKEPLPQKQDKDKESVKSIGRYYFEEVRKYINSLYGEDFLYKEGVKVKLSMDLRLQKIAEKIVDSILPIYDKRVRTYYKGRYKKSDSLKLEVAMIAVDVETGDVLALIGGRNFLKSQFNRAIQAKRQVGSAFKPFIYLTAINSGIFPGDPVEDLPYVIEDDGSGKPWKPRNFDDQFMGLITVRDALAHSRNLATVHILEKIGPESVIEFANRLGIKGYIPPVLSIALGSPSLSLWEMCESYLTIANLGKRKKMHLINEIELSNGNIIEKFTYEPEKVFDEREVYILVDMMKSTFQYGTAYYAKDYGFKGIAAGKTGTTDKYTDTWFIGFTPKILCGVWVGFDSVMTIFDRATGAVLALPIWSLFMKRSNEILGIPDTVDFKKPGGIIYATVCTETGELATEFCPKKRVEIYIEGKEPKVLCSKHLKERSPLKRGKL from the coding sequence ATGAAATTGTTTTCAAAGAATTGGATTAGTTTTTTAATTATTTTTATAATTTTAACAACTGGAATTTTCCTTGGTTTCTATTTTTATTTATCAAGGGATTTACCTCCTCTTGAGATGATATATTTTTATAAACCGGATAAGGTCACCTATGTATATGACAGGGAGGGGAAGATAGTTTATGAATTTTTTACAGAAAAAAGAGAACCTGTGCCCCTTGATTCAATTTCTCCTTTAATACAGAAAGCTTTTATAACACTTGAGGATAAAAGATTTTACAAGCATTTTGGTATAGATTTTTTACGATTAATTAAAGCATTCTTTGTAAATATAAAAGAAGGTAAGTACACACAGGGTGCATCAACAATCACACAGCAATTAGCAAGAAATATGTTTCTTACTTTTGAGAAAACACTTGAAAGAAAAATAAAAGAGATTGTTTTAGCTTTAATAATAGAGAAAACCTTTACAAAAAATGAGATTCTTGAAAGATATTTAAATCAGATTTACTTTGGAGAAGGTATATACGGTATAAAAACAGCATGTAAACATTTTTTTGGTAAATCTCCGAAAAATGTAACATGGGCTGAAGCTGCTTTACTTGCTGCTATTCCCAAAAATGCAAACATTTATTCTCCTTTTAAAAATCCGGAACTTTCTAAAAAAAGAAGAGACTTTGTCCTTAAAGTTCTTTATGAAAATAAAGTTATAGATAAAAAAACTTATGAAAAAGCTTTAAAGGAGCCTTTACCTCAGAAACAAGATAAGGATAAGGAATCTGTTAAAAGTATAGGAAGATATTATTTTGAGGAGGTTCGTAAATATATTAATTCTCTTTACGGAGAAGATTTTCTTTACAAGGAAGGAGTTAAAGTAAAACTTTCAATGGATTTAAGATTGCAGAAAATAGCAGAGAAAATTGTTGATTCTATTTTACCTATTTATGATAAAAGAGTAAGAACCTACTATAAAGGAAGATATAAAAAATCTGATTCTTTAAAACTGGAAGTCGCTATGATTGCAGTTGATGTAGAGACAGGTGATGTTCTTGCTCTTATAGGTGGAAGAAACTTTTTAAAGTCGCAGTTTAACAGGGCAATTCAGGCTAAAAGACAGGTAGGTTCAGCTTTTAAACCCTTTATATATCTTACAGCAATTAATTCAGGGATTTTTCCTGGTGATCCGGTTGAGGATTTACCTTATGTTATAGAAGATGATGGTTCAGGGAAACCATGGAAACCAAGGAATTTTGATGACCAGTTTATGGGTCTTATTACAGTTAGGGATGCCCTTGCTCATTCAAGAAACCTGGCTACAGTTCATATTCTTGAAAAGATTGGGCCAGAATCAGTAATTGAGTTTGCCAACAGACTGGGTATAAAAGGTTATATACCTCCTGTTCTTTCAATAGCTCTTGGTTCCCCCAGTCTTTCTTTGTGGGAGATGTGTGAAAGTTATCTTACTATTGCCAATTTAGGAAAAAGGAAAAAGATGCATTTGATAAATGAAATAGAACTTTCTAATGGTAATATAATTGAAAAATTTACATATGAACCAGAAAAAGTTTTTGATGAAAGGGAAGTCTATATTTTAGTAGATATGATGAAATCCACTTTCCAGTATGGAACAGCTTATTATGCAAAAGATTACGGTTTTAAAGGAATTGCTGCTGGGAAGACTGGAACAACTGATAAATATACAGATACCTGGTTTATCGGTTTTACACCTAAAATTTTATGTGGAGTATGGGTAGGTTTTGATTCAGTTATGACAATTTTTGATAGAGCTACAGGAGCTGTTCTTGCTTTACCTATATGGTCTCTTTTTATGAAGAGATCAAACGAAATTCTTGGAATTCCTGATACTGTTGATTTTAAAAAACCTGGAGGAATTATTTATGCCACAGTTTGCACTGAAACAGGAGAACTTGCTACAGAGTTTTGCCCAAAGAAAAGGGTTGAAATTTATATTGAAGGAAAAGAACCAAAAGTTTT
- a CDS encoding aldehyde dehydrogenase family protein, protein MKEKIFFEGKWQEGEKYFPVYKKGTKEIVYEFPEATHIQIERAIDFVHKNREKIKKLTSFERYKILMKVKELIEKKFEELAKTISIESGKTINEARIETKRALETINFSAEEAKRIYGEFIPMDASEFGKGRIAFTIMEPDPIVLAITPFNFPLNLALHKIAPAIAAGCSIIFKPSSYTPKTGKILTEIILEAGFPAEGFAFLTGGGSSVGETLCKDERIRHITFTGSKEVGERISLIAGLKKKTFELGSNSALCIFSDFDYRKILERIIKGAYSLAGQVCISIQRVYVEKKIKDEFINDFLNAIKNLKVGDQLKEDTDVGPMISEEAAKRAEEWVKRAIRRGAKVLPELKREGSFFYPILIVDAPEDSEVCAKEAFAPLAVCNEFETEEELVLRVNNSEYGLQCGILTNDLTRALKLAKEIEVGGVIINDIPSFRVDHMPYGGMKGSGLGREGPKYAIRDFLEEKIVVIKIE, encoded by the coding sequence ATGAAAGAAAAAATTTTTTTTGAAGGAAAATGGCAGGAAGGTGAAAAATATTTTCCTGTTTATAAAAAAGGGACAAAGGAAATTGTATATGAATTTCCTGAAGCCACTCATATACAGATAGAAAGGGCAATTGATTTTGTCCATAAAAATAGAGAAAAAATTAAAAAACTTACTTCTTTTGAAAGATATAAAATTCTTATGAAAGTTAAAGAATTAATTGAAAAAAAGTTTGAAGAGCTTGCAAAAACAATCTCAATAGAATCTGGAAAAACAATTAATGAGGCTAGAATAGAAACCAAAAGAGCACTTGAAACAATTAATTTTTCAGCTGAAGAAGCAAAAAGAATTTATGGAGAATTTATACCAATGGATGCCTCTGAATTTGGAAAAGGAAGAATAGCTTTTACAATAATGGAACCTGATCCCATTGTTCTTGCTATTACTCCTTTTAATTTTCCTCTTAACCTTGCTCTACATAAAATTGCTCCAGCAATTGCAGCAGGATGTAGTATAATCTTTAAACCATCAAGCTATACCCCTAAAACAGGGAAAATTCTAACAGAAATAATTCTTGAAGCAGGTTTTCCAGCAGAAGGTTTTGCTTTTTTGACAGGTGGTGGAAGTAGTGTAGGTGAAACTTTGTGTAAGGATGAAAGAATAAGACATATAACTTTTACTGGTTCAAAAGAAGTAGGCGAAAGAATATCTCTTATAGCGGGTTTAAAAAAGAAGACCTTTGAACTCGGTTCAAATTCAGCCCTCTGTATTTTCTCAGATTTTGATTACAGAAAAATCCTCGAAAGAATAATAAAAGGTGCATATTCTCTTGCAGGTCAGGTTTGTATATCAATTCAAAGAGTTTATGTAGAAAAGAAAATTAAGGATGAATTTATTAATGACTTTCTGAATGCAATCAAAAATTTGAAAGTTGGGGATCAATTAAAAGAAGATACAGATGTAGGACCTATGATTTCAGAGGAAGCTGCAAAAAGAGCAGAAGAATGGGTTAAAAGGGCAATTCGAAGAGGTGCTAAGGTTTTACCAGAATTAAAAAGAGAAGGTTCATTTTTTTATCCGATACTTATAGTAGATGCTCCTGAAGATAGTGAGGTTTGTGCAAAAGAAGCTTTTGCTCCACTTGCTGTTTGTAATGAATTTGAAACAGAAGAAGAACTTGTTTTAAGGGTAAATAATTCTGAATATGGTCTTCAATGCGGTATTTTAACTAATGATTTAACGAGAGCATTAAAACTTGCAAAGGAGATTGAAGTTGGAGGAGTTATTATAAATGATATTCCATCTTTCAGAGTTGATCATATGCCCTATGGTGGAATGAAGGGTTCAGGTCTTGGAAGGGAAGGACCCAAATATGCTATAAGGGATTTTTTAGAAGAAAAAATTGTTGTAATAAAAATAGAATAG
- a CDS encoding cytochrome c3 family protein → MKIILLFLIFQQENCIKKGCHDLLIEEKVLHPPAKEDCSSCHELVGKHPFKKIENVTELCLSCHSDKSSSKHPPVNEDCSICHNPHSSPINHLLKEKLPYLCSNCHKEILKNLISIHNPFIEGNCKDCHDVHGNNSKSYLLNQVNTLCFKCHTEMENFYKIKKYKHPPLENCINCHNPHSSQFPLLLNSMYPNKLYTTFTYLQYELCFNCHDPESIFSEKTNFKKNGLNLHEFHVKKDKGITCSLCHNPHYSDNPFFVEGGKKFGPNDYILTFKFEKNKKGGICGPACHGKAEY, encoded by the coding sequence ATGAAAATTATTTTATTATTTTTAATTTTTCAGCAGGAAAATTGTATTAAAAAGGGTTGTCATGATTTATTAATTGAGGAAAAAGTTCTCCATCCACCTGCAAAAGAAGATTGTTCTTCGTGTCATGAACTTGTCGGAAAACACCCATTTAAAAAGATTGAAAATGTTACTGAACTATGTTTATCCTGCCATTCTGATAAATCTTCATCGAAACATCCACCTGTGAATGAGGACTGTTCTATCTGCCATAATCCTCACTCTTCCCCTATCAATCATCTTCTTAAGGAAAAACTTCCTTATCTTTGCTCAAACTGTCATAAAGAAATTTTAAAAAATTTGATAAGTATCCATAATCCCTTTATTGAGGGTAATTGTAAGGATTGTCATGATGTTCACGGTAATAATTCTAAATCTTATTTATTAAATCAGGTAAATACTCTCTGTTTTAAATGCCATACAGAAATGGAAAATTTTTATAAGATAAAAAAATATAAACATCCTCCTTTAGAAAATTGTATAAACTGTCATAATCCCCACTCTTCTCAATTTCCTCTTCTTCTTAATTCAATGTATCCAAATAAACTTTACACTACCTTTACATACCTTCAATATGAACTCTGTTTTAACTGTCATGATCCAGAATCTATTTTTTCAGAAAAAACTAATTTTAAAAAAAATGGATTAAATTTACATGAATTTCACGTCAAAAAGGATAAGGGAATAACCTGTTCTTTGTGTCATAATCCCCATTATTCGGATAATCCATTTTTTGTTGAAGGTGGAAAAAAGTTTGGTCCCAATGATTATATATTGACTTTTAAATTTGAAAAAAATAAAAAAGGAGGAATATGCGGACCTGCATGTCACGGAAAGGCGGAATATTGA
- a CDS encoding cytochrome c3 family protein gives MKLFFFLILVNFPHDFRNREGERICKFCHSSHNSKGPFLIKIIPDDELKENFKDFDYVSLTCMNCHTDKNYLITLYSNIAKFYEIPDTSSIFLGINYKEDNHPIRKYAIDEKEREIKCTTCHDPHERNYKYLLRSIDPIFCEKCHLEIELFSGKHLSLACIDCHKLHRGKSKLLKNLDLCNNCHKIDFHFEGDDCIKCHNPHKPEVKR, from the coding sequence ATGAAACTCTTTTTCTTTTTAATTTTAGTCAATTTTCCTCATGATTTTAGAAATAGAGAAGGAGAGAGGATATGTAAATTTTGTCATTCATCCCATAACTCAAAAGGTCCTTTTCTTATTAAAATAATACCAGATGATGAATTAAAAGAAAACTTTAAAGATTTTGACTATGTTTCCCTTACCTGTATGAACTGTCATACTGATAAAAATTATCTTATAACTTTATATAGCAATATAGCAAAATTTTATGAAATTCCTGATACTTCTTCTATTTTTTTAGGAATTAACTATAAAGAAGACAATCACCCCATTAGAAAATATGCTATTGATGAAAAAGAGAGAGAAATTAAGTGCACAACCTGCCATGATCCTCATGAAAGGAATTATAAATACCTTTTAAGAAGTATTGATCCTATTTTTTGTGAAAAATGTCATTTAGAGATTGAACTTTTTTCAGGGAAACATTTGAGTTTAGCCTGTATAGATTGTCATAAACTTCATAGAGGTAAATCTAAGCTTTTAAAAAATTTGGATTTATGTAATAACTGTCATAAAATTGATTTTCATTTTGAAGGTGATGATTGTATTAAATGCCATAATCCCCATAAACCGGAGGTTAAAAGATGA
- a CDS encoding trypsin-like peptidase domain-containing protein, whose amino-acid sequence MSFFLNSFLLILFLIFQKEISESRENAIINAVKKAQNSVVSITCFKTRYVSLAPSIINDPFFRDFFEFFDFPEYKEKISSQGSGFIISEDGLILTNEHVISNSDSIIVTLPDGRNFVAKVIGSDYSLDIALLKINEKNLPYLLFADSDKLERGEWAIAMGNPFGYLWEDVEPTVTVGVISALNRTFKGEGERIYRGMIQTDAAINPGNSGGPLLNSKGEVIGMNTFIVSKSGGFEGIGFAIPSNILKNVLFYLKKYSYYPRGFLGIEVKPDEKGIKVISVLEGSPAQKSGIEKGDVIVKIGRNVIKNYSDYKKIVDLLRSDENVVITVERRKNKEVINLAPISRYEGVIKMLGATIEEHRGSLILKNIKSGSYAARIGLREKDNIIHIEGKEVNSIKDLEKILSEYVKREKKWGIKRGRYIYEIVFKELD is encoded by the coding sequence ATGAGTTTTTTTTTAAATTCTTTTCTTTTAATTTTATTTTTAATATTTCAAAAGGAGATAAGTGAATCAAGAGAAAATGCCATAATCAATGCTGTTAAAAAGGCTCAAAATTCTGTTGTTTCAATTACATGCTTTAAAACAAGGTATGTTTCTCTTGCACCCTCAATAATAAATGACCCTTTTTTCAGAGATTTTTTTGAATTTTTTGATTTTCCAGAGTATAAAGAGAAAATTTCTTCACAGGGCTCGGGTTTTATAATTTCAGAAGATGGTTTAATTCTTACAAATGAACATGTTATCAGTAATTCTGATAGTATAATTGTTACATTACCTGATGGAAGAAATTTTGTTGCAAAAGTTATTGGTTCTGATTATTCGCTCGACATTGCTCTTTTAAAAATTAATGAAAAGAATTTACCCTATCTTTTATTTGCTGATTCTGATAAACTGGAAAGGGGAGAGTGGGCAATAGCAATGGGTAATCCCTTTGGTTACCTATGGGAAGATGTTGAGCCAACAGTTACAGTGGGTGTTATAAGTGCGCTTAACAGAACTTTTAAAGGAGAAGGTGAAAGAATTTACAGAGGAATGATACAAACAGATGCTGCAATAAATCCAGGAAATTCAGGTGGTCCTTTACTCAATTCAAAGGGTGAAGTAATAGGGATGAATACTTTTATAGTATCAAAATCTGGTGGTTTTGAAGGTATAGGTTTTGCTATTCCTTCAAATATTTTAAAAAATGTTCTTTTTTACTTAAAAAAGTATTCTTATTACCCAAGGGGATTTCTTGGTATTGAAGTGAAACCTGATGAAAAAGGTATAAAAGTTATATCTGTTCTGGAAGGGAGTCCTGCTCAAAAATCAGGGATAGAGAAAGGAGATGTAATTGTAAAAATTGGAAGAAATGTTATAAAAAATTATTCTGATTATAAAAAAATAGTAGACCTTTTAAGAAGTGATGAAAATGTAGTTATAACAGTAGAGAGAAGAAAAAATAAAGAGGTAATCAATCTTGCACCTATATCACGATATGAAGGTGTTATTAAAATGCTTGGTGCAACAATTGAAGAGCACAGGGGTTCTCTTATTTTAAAAAATATAAAAAGTGGAAGTTATGCAGCAAGAATTGGTCTCAGGGAGAAAGATAATATAATTCATATTGAGGGAAAAGAGGTAAATAGTATAAAGGATTTAGAGAAGATTCTTTCAGAATATGTAAAAAGGGAAAAAAAATGGGGTATAAAAAGGGGAAGGTATATATATGAAATTGTTTTCAAAGAATTGGATTAG
- a CDS encoding cytochrome c3 family protein: MSRKGGILIYLLFFAVLTPPSAIFVKDRFIRIILEADKAWLLKPEIIYDTFRAENIKHFIVELKNGKNEITLYYEKNNKTESQTLIIYSLPSENFKVDAKLYNFHKSEVEKFCKNCHSITYKKVSKSEELDCFTCHKEKFDKGLRFHPPFEELACDNCHKSIFDRPNSEKVCKECHEIEEGFYLHSPYARGDCVICHDPHSSMEDKFLKTKINSLCIICHEKELYGIHHPVANHPGDKKGIFCNSCHNSHGTKFGFHLKWPNKPVCSVCHKK, from the coding sequence ATGTCACGGAAAGGCGGAATATTGATTTATTTACTTTTTTTTGCAGTTTTAACACCCCCATCAGCTATCTTTGTTAAGGATAGATTTATAAGAATAATCCTTGAAGCTGATAAAGCATGGCTTTTAAAACCAGAAATTATTTACGATACTTTTAGAGCTGAAAATATAAAACATTTTATAGTAGAACTTAAAAATGGTAAAAATGAAATAACTCTTTATTATGAAAAAAATAATAAAACTGAATCACAGACTCTTATTATTTATTCACTTCCTTCTGAAAACTTCAAAGTTGATGCAAAATTATATAATTTTCATAAATCAGAAGTGGAAAAATTTTGTAAAAATTGCCATTCAATAACATATAAAAAAGTTTCAAAAAGTGAAGAACTTGACTGTTTTACCTGTCATAAGGAAAAATTTGATAAAGGTCTAAGATTTCATCCACCCTTTGAGGAATTAGCTTGCGATAACTGTCATAAAAGTATTTTTGATAGACCAAATTCAGAAAAAGTTTGTAAAGAATGCCATGAAATTGAAGAAGGTTTTTATCTTCACAGTCCCTATGCAAGAGGTGATTGTGTTATATGTCATGATCCGCATTCTTCTATGGAGGATAAATTTTTAAAAACTAAAATCAATTCTCTCTGCATAATTTGTCATGAAAAGGAACTATACGGTATCCATCATCCTGTTGCAAATCACCCTGGTGATAAAAAAGGTATCTTTTGTAATAGCTGTCACAACTCTCATGGCACAAAATTTGGATTTCATTTAAAATGGCCAAATAAACCTGTATGTTCTGTATGCCATAAGAAATGA